One window of the Xiphophorus couchianus chromosome 12, X_couchianus-1.0, whole genome shotgun sequence genome contains the following:
- the LOC114155108 gene encoding proepiregulin-like produces the protein MRTRRPPAFLSLIGVVLIWPYVLTMSISPRLQTTGSSSLTTGQEERPHMTKRSTTSCETEFDTFCFNNGTCILLEDIKEHHCKCKKGFYGPRCATPELVGRPMDEEQVVVILFCVTLLMIGLGGALYFFYKWYKKNKFPGQPKRQGYKGVQLV, from the exons ATGCGGACCAGAAGACCCCCAGCGTTCCTGTCCCTCATCG GTGTTGTGCTGATTTGGCCATATGTACTCACCATGAGTATTTCACCCAGACTCCAAACCACAGGCAGTTCCTCTCTAACTACAG GTCAGGAAGAGCGCCCTCATATGACCAAACGCTCAACTACAAGCTGCGAAACAGAGTTTGACACCTTCTGCTTTAACAATGGCACGTGCATTCTGCTGGAGGACATAAAAGAACACCACTGCAA GTGTAAGAAGGGCTTTTATGGCCCTAGGTGTGCCACCCCAGAGCTCGTTGGTCGGCCAATGGATGAAGAGCAAGTGGTAGTCATCTTGTTCTGTGTGACCCTGCTGATGATTGGTCTCGGTGGGGCTTTATACTTCTTCTACAAGTG GTACAAGAAGAACAAATTCCCAGGGCAGCCGAAGCGGCAGGGTTACAAAGGAGTCCAGTTGGTTTAA